From a region of the Gossypium raimondii isolate GPD5lz chromosome 10, ASM2569854v1, whole genome shotgun sequence genome:
- the LOC105775253 gene encoding uncharacterized protein LOC105775253 isoform X2, with amino-acid sequence MSTEPTSIEGSVTPPTSIDSENSGVGASSQTKRTTGKRKIAPQSHSSRKKMGKERKKNCFILSFIPHAGTLPPFQLRLKHSKGTDGAPPLVPLARGRVQKLLNVGGCRDVGGCCGASSLPTD; translated from the exons ATGTCAACCGAACCAACATCTATTGAGGGTAGTGTTACACCTCCTACTTCGATAGATTCTGAAAATTCGGGAGTTGGAGCTTCAAGCCAAACAAAGAGGACTAccgggaaaagaaaaattgctCCTCAAAG CCATAGCAGCCGCAAAAAGATGggaaaagagaggaaaaaaaactGCTTTATCCTCTCCTTTATTCCTCACGCCGGTACTCTCCCCCCTTTTCAACTCCGATTGAAGCACAGCAAGGGCACCGACGGCGCGCCACCACTG GTACCATTGGCGAGAGGTCGTGTGCAGAAGCTGCTGAACGTGGGCGGTTGTCGTGATGTGGGTGGTTGCTGCGGCGCTAGTTCACTGCCAACTGATTAG
- the LOC105775253 gene encoding zinc finger BED domain-containing protein RICESLEEPER 2-like isoform X1 produces MSTEPTSIEGSVTPPTSIDSENSGVGASSQTKRTTGKRKIAPQRSEVWSHFTKIINSQGASKAKCNYCQKEFCCDMKKNGTGLLKYHIDSCKKNPSNVVENTQGQLVLPRKGVEGGEGNLSTWRFDQEVCRKGVAQMIVIDELPFKFVESEGFKKFMFVACPRFHILSRTTMTRDVYQLYLDERIKIKQLLKSSCSRVCLSTNTWTSFQRVNYLCITTHFINNDWKLNKKILNFCPISSHKGESIGMVIEKCLLNWGIDKLFTVTIDNASSNDVAIGYLRKKLNPRGGLVQNGKYLCRNHFSIKQKKTLVFNLKTKIGAATDPLLKCDRVTLKNDFGL; encoded by the coding sequence ATGTCAACCGAACCAACATCTATTGAGGGTAGTGTTACACCTCCTACTTCGATAGATTCTGAAAATTCGGGAGTTGGAGCTTCAAGCCAAACAAAGAGGACTAccgggaaaagaaaaattgctCCTCAAAGGTCAGAAGTTTGGTCTCACTTCACTAAGATTATAAATAGTCAGGGTGCAAGTAAGGCTAAATGTAATTATTGTCAAAAGGAATTTTGTtgtgatatgaaaaaaaatggtaCAGGGTTATTGAAATATCATATTGATTCATGTAAGAAAAATCCTAGTAATGTTGTTGAAAATACTCAAGGACAACTAGTTTTACCTAGAAAGGGAGTTGAAGGGGGGGAAGGGAATCTTTCAACTTGGAGATTTGATCAAGAAGTATGTAGGAAAGGAGTAGCACAAATGATTGTGATTGATGAATTACCTTTCAAGTTTGTTGAAAGTGaaggttttaagaaatttatgtttgtggCATGTCCTAGGTTTCATATTCTTTCACGAACTACTATGACTAGGGATGTTTATCAATTGTATTTAGATGAAAGGATCAAGATAAAAcaacttttgaaaagttcttGTTCTAGAGTTTGCTTATCTACTAACACATGGACTTCTTTCCAAagagttaattatttgtgtatcacTACTCACTTTATTAATAATGattggaaattaaataaaaagattttaaacttttgtccAATTTCTAGTCATAAGGGTGAGTCCATTGGGATGGTGATTGAGAAATGCTTGTTGAATTGGGGGATTGATAAGTTGTTTACTGTTACTATTGATAATGCAAGTTCAAATGATGTTGCTATTggttatttgagaaagaaattaaaCCCTCGAGGGGGTttagttcaaaatggtaaatatctttgtcgaaaccatttttcgataaaacaaaaaaaaactttagttttcaacttaaaaacgaaaattggagccgccaccgatcctttactgaagtgtgatcgggtcaccttaaaaaacgattttggtctgtga